Part of the Methylomonas rapida genome is shown below.
GCCGGGAACAAACGCGCAAACGGATTGGACGTGAACAACAAAAACAAGATAAAACCGACCGCAACCAAGCCCATCACGCCCAATACTCTGGCGCGGGTTTGATCGGGAATGTTCTGGCTCAGCAAAGCCACCAATCCGGTCCAGATCGATAAGGTCAGGGCCCACAACAACAATGAACCTTCGTGCGCGCCCCACACCCCGGATACCAAATACAAAAACGGTAAAGCAGTGTTGGAGTTTTGTGCCACATAGGCCACCGAAAAATCATGGCTGATGAAACTGTAGGTCAGGCAGGCATAGGCAAAGCCCATGAACAGCAATTGTCCGTAGGCCGCCGGTTTGGCGACATAAATCCAGCCGACGATGCCGCGCCAGGCACCGATCAAAGGCAGCGTACCCTGAATCAGGGCCATGCACAGCGCCAGAATCAGCGAGAAGTGTCCGATTTCCGGAATCATTTGGCCTCCGGCGCTTTCTTCAAGCTGCCCGCCACTTCCGGCGGCATGTAATTTTCATCGTGCTTGGCCAACACTTCCTCAGCCACGAAAACGCCACGCTGATCCAGACGTCCCTTGGCGACGATGCCCTGCCCTTCCCGGAACAAATCCGGCAGGATGCCGCTGTATTCGACGGTGACTTCCTTGCTGAAATCGCTGAGTTTGAAACGTACCAGCATATCGGCGCCCGGTCGCTCCACGCTGCCCTTGACAACCATGCCGCCCAATCGGAACAAAGTATCCTTGGGTGCTTTGCCTTCGACGACATCGGTGGTGGAAAAAAAGTACATCAGATTTTCGTTGAAGGCCTTTAACGCAAAAGTGGCCGCCAAGCCGATGCCAATCAGCATCAGTACAATCAGAATCAGTCGTTGTTTGCGGTGTGCTTTCATCGTTGCGCGCGTTTTTGTTTCAGGGCCAATTGTCTAAGTAACTGTTTGCGTTGCACGATGGGCGCAAACAAATTCC
Proteins encoded:
- the ccmE gene encoding cytochrome c maturation protein CcmE → MKAHRKQRLILIVLMLIGIGLAATFALKAFNENLMYFFSTTDVVEGKAPKDTLFRLGGMVVKGSVERPGADMLVRFKLSDFSKEVTVEYSGILPDLFREGQGIVAKGRLDQRGVFVAEEVLAKHDENYMPPEVAGSLKKAPEAK